Proteins encoded by one window of Lycium barbarum isolate Lr01 chromosome 11, ASM1917538v2, whole genome shotgun sequence:
- the LOC132619146 gene encoding triacylglycerol lipase 2-like isoform X2, translating to MALRSSSFALCALNLFISLLILLLEPNRVFGSSRGEHFGFIVDDNIGADAGLCASLVTVHGYKCQEFEVTTDDGYILSVQRITEGRVGGTDSNRQPVLLQHGVLADGATWVLNPPEQSLGMILVDNGFDVWISNSRGTRYSRRHVKLDPKDRNYWDWTWGDLVMYELPAVIDHIFTQTKQKIHYVGHSQGTLIALASFSEGRLIDKVKSAALLCPIAYLSHITTPLGNIAARSLLGEFMTFGLAEFNPRSKPVLEFVKLLCAAPGVDCYDLLTAITGKNCCLNSSTVQMSLEYEPQPTSTKNLVNLAQMVRIGKVSKYDYGKKSENVAHYGQAKPPEYNMSNIPRNLPLFLSYGGQDALSDVQDVQNLLEDLKFHDIDKLHVQFIKDYAHADFILGVNARDIVYNEIITFFRNSSLLKSV from the exons ATGGCACTCCGAAGTAGCTCGTTTGCTCTATGTGCTTTAAACCTATTCATATCATTACTCATCTTACTGCTTGAGCCTAATCGAGTGTTTGGCTCAAGCAGGGGAGAACATTTTGGTTTCATCGTCGATGATAATATTGGTGCAGATGCTGGCTTGTGCGCCTCTCTCGTCACCGTTCATGGTTATAAATGCCAGGAATTTGAG GTTACGACTGATGATGGTTACATATTAAGCGTGCAAAGAATTACGGAAGGACGCGTAGGAGGTACTGACTCCAACAGGCAGCCAGTACTGTTGCAGCATGGAGTTCTTGCG GATGGCGCAACGTGGGTACTGAATCCACCGGAACAATCACTGGGAATGATCTTAGTAGATAATGGCTTTGATGTTTGGATTTCTAACAGCAGGGGAACCAGATACAGTCGTCGACATGTCAAACTTGATCCTAAAGATCGG AATTATTGGGATTGGACATGGGGTGATCTGGTGATGTATGAACTTCCCGCTGTCATTGACCATATCTTCACACAAACTAAGCAGAAAATTCACTATGTAGGCCATTCCCAG GGAACTTTGATAGCTCTAGCGTCATTCTCAGAAGGAAGACTAATAGACAAGGTGAAGTCAGCAGCGTTGCTCTGCCCAATTGCTTATTTGAGCCATATCACCACTCCTCTTGGTAACATTGCAGCCAGATCCCTTCTTGGTGAA TTTATGACGTTTGGTCTAGCAGAGTTCAATCCAAGAAG CAAACCCGTATTAGAATTTGTCAAGCTCTTGTGTGCTGCGCCAGGGGTGGACTGTTATGACTTATTGACTGCAATTACTG GGAAGAACTGTTGTTTGAATTCCTCCACAGTACAGATGTCCTTAGAATATGAGCCTCAGCCCACGTCAACTAAGAACCTCGTCAACTTGGCTCAAA TGGTTAGAATTGGTAAAGTATCAAAATATGACTATGGGAAAAAGAGCGAAAATGTAGCACATTATGGGCAAGCCAAACCTCCAGAGTATAATATGTCCAACATCCCTCGCAATCTTCCATTGTTTCTAAGCTATGGAGGTCAAGATGCACTGTCCGATGTTCAAGATGTTCAGAATTTGCTCGAAGATTTGAAGTTTCACGACATTGACAAGTTGCACGTTCAGTTTATTAAGGATTATGCTCATGCCGATTTCATTTTAGGAGTCAATGCCAGGGACATTGTCTATAACGAGATTATTACCTTTTTCAGAAACTCTAGTCTGTTAAAGAGTGTTTGA
- the LOC132619146 gene encoding triacylglycerol lipase 2-like isoform X1 yields MALRSSSFALCALNLFISLLILLLEPNRVFGSSRGEHFGFIVDDNIGADAGLCASLVTVHGYKCQEFEVTTDDGYILSVQRITEGRVGGTDSNRQPVLLQHGVLADGATWVLNPPEQSLGMILVDNGFDVWISNSRGTRYSRRHVKLDPKDRNYWDWTWGDLVMYELPAVIDHIFTQTKQKIHYVGHSQGTLIALASFSEGRLIDKVKSAALLCPIAYLSHITTPLGNIAARSLLGEKFMTFGLAEFNPRSKPVLEFVKLLCAAPGVDCYDLLTAITGKNCCLNSSTVQMSLEYEPQPTSTKNLVNLAQMVRIGKVSKYDYGKKSENVAHYGQAKPPEYNMSNIPRNLPLFLSYGGQDALSDVQDVQNLLEDLKFHDIDKLHVQFIKDYAHADFILGVNARDIVYNEIITFFRNSSLLKSV; encoded by the exons ATGGCACTCCGAAGTAGCTCGTTTGCTCTATGTGCTTTAAACCTATTCATATCATTACTCATCTTACTGCTTGAGCCTAATCGAGTGTTTGGCTCAAGCAGGGGAGAACATTTTGGTTTCATCGTCGATGATAATATTGGTGCAGATGCTGGCTTGTGCGCCTCTCTCGTCACCGTTCATGGTTATAAATGCCAGGAATTTGAG GTTACGACTGATGATGGTTACATATTAAGCGTGCAAAGAATTACGGAAGGACGCGTAGGAGGTACTGACTCCAACAGGCAGCCAGTACTGTTGCAGCATGGAGTTCTTGCG GATGGCGCAACGTGGGTACTGAATCCACCGGAACAATCACTGGGAATGATCTTAGTAGATAATGGCTTTGATGTTTGGATTTCTAACAGCAGGGGAACCAGATACAGTCGTCGACATGTCAAACTTGATCCTAAAGATCGG AATTATTGGGATTGGACATGGGGTGATCTGGTGATGTATGAACTTCCCGCTGTCATTGACCATATCTTCACACAAACTAAGCAGAAAATTCACTATGTAGGCCATTCCCAG GGAACTTTGATAGCTCTAGCGTCATTCTCAGAAGGAAGACTAATAGACAAGGTGAAGTCAGCAGCGTTGCTCTGCCCAATTGCTTATTTGAGCCATATCACCACTCCTCTTGGTAACATTGCAGCCAGATCCCTTCTTGGTGAA AAGTTTATGACGTTTGGTCTAGCAGAGTTCAATCCAAGAAG CAAACCCGTATTAGAATTTGTCAAGCTCTTGTGTGCTGCGCCAGGGGTGGACTGTTATGACTTATTGACTGCAATTACTG GGAAGAACTGTTGTTTGAATTCCTCCACAGTACAGATGTCCTTAGAATATGAGCCTCAGCCCACGTCAACTAAGAACCTCGTCAACTTGGCTCAAA TGGTTAGAATTGGTAAAGTATCAAAATATGACTATGGGAAAAAGAGCGAAAATGTAGCACATTATGGGCAAGCCAAACCTCCAGAGTATAATATGTCCAACATCCCTCGCAATCTTCCATTGTTTCTAAGCTATGGAGGTCAAGATGCACTGTCCGATGTTCAAGATGTTCAGAATTTGCTCGAAGATTTGAAGTTTCACGACATTGACAAGTTGCACGTTCAGTTTATTAAGGATTATGCTCATGCCGATTTCATTTTAGGAGTCAATGCCAGGGACATTGTCTATAACGAGATTATTACCTTTTTCAGAAACTCTAGTCTGTTAAAGAGTGTTTGA